The Brachybacterium huguangmaarense genome contains a region encoding:
- the htpX gene encoding zinc metalloprotease HtpX — protein sequence MGRGAMNTVKTAALFGVLWGVLLAIGFLVGNGPKYLWIFAIVGLIGTFVSYWNSDKIALRSMRAVPVTPEQAPRLYAIVQELSTAANAPMPRLYISPTDQPNAFATGRNPQHAAVCATQGILRILDDRELRGVLGHELMHVYNRDILTSSVAAGIAGIITSLAQMALWFGGGRDRNGGNIIASLAAMILAPLAASLIQLAISRTREYDADEDGARLTGDPLALASALRKISSGVTAKPLRPEQDIVDSAHMMIANPFRAGEGLTNLFSTHPPMDKRIARLEEMAEQGKQRPF from the coding sequence ATGGGTCGCGGGGCCATGAACACGGTCAAGACGGCGGCGCTCTTCGGCGTGCTGTGGGGCGTCCTGCTCGCGATCGGCTTCCTCGTCGGCAACGGCCCGAAGTACCTGTGGATCTTCGCGATCGTCGGGCTGATCGGCACCTTCGTCAGCTACTGGAACAGCGACAAGATCGCCCTGCGCTCGATGCGGGCGGTTCCCGTCACCCCCGAGCAGGCGCCGCGCCTGTACGCGATCGTGCAGGAGCTCTCGACGGCGGCCAACGCGCCCATGCCGCGCCTGTACATCTCGCCGACCGACCAGCCCAACGCCTTCGCGACCGGCCGCAACCCCCAGCATGCCGCCGTCTGCGCGACGCAGGGGATCCTGCGCATCCTCGACGACCGTGAGCTGCGAGGGGTGCTGGGCCATGAGCTCATGCACGTCTACAACCGCGACATCCTCACGAGCTCGGTGGCCGCCGGCATCGCGGGCATCATCACCTCGCTCGCCCAGATGGCCCTCTGGTTCGGCGGCGGCCGCGACCGCAACGGCGGCAACATCATCGCCTCCCTCGCGGCGATGATCCTCGCGCCGCTGGCCGCCTCCCTCATCCAGCTCGCGATCTCCCGGACCCGCGAGTACGACGCAGACGAGGACGGCGCACGCCTGACGGGCGATCCGCTCGCGCTCGCCTCCGCCCTGCGCAAGATCTCGTCCGGCGTCACGGCCAAGCCGCTGCGGCCCGAGCAGGACATCGTCGACAGCGCCCACATGATGATCGCCAACCCGTTCAGGGCCGGCGAGGGCCTGACCAACCTGTTCTCGACGCATCCGCCGATGGACAAGCGGATCGCGCGGCTCGAGGAGATGGCCGAGCAGGGCAAGCAGCGCCCCTTCTGA
- a CDS encoding head-tail adaptor protein, which produces MIGHTKIVILRKGGEIGRDRYGNPIYGPDVEETVYGEFSPLSTDDLNEPNRDAVVIRFRLILPATAKIDASSKISALGTTLEVIGQPMPILWNGSVHHYELIVEQTTG; this is translated from the coding sequence GTGATCGGCCACACGAAGATCGTCATACTCCGGAAGGGCGGGGAGATCGGCCGCGACCGCTACGGCAACCCCATCTACGGCCCGGACGTCGAGGAGACCGTCTACGGAGAGTTCTCTCCCCTCTCCACGGACGATCTGAACGAACCGAACCGTGACGCCGTGGTGATCCGGTTCCGGCTCATCCTGCCGGCCACCGCGAAGATCGACGCAAGCTCCAAAATCAGCGCCCTCGGCACCACCCTCGAAGTGATCGGCCAGCCCATGCCGATCCTCTGGAACGGCAGTGTCCACCACTACGAGCTGATTGTGGAGCAGACCACCGGCTAG
- a CDS encoding WXG100 family type VII secretion target, with amino-acid sequence MNTAAKGMSVDEVRRMARDLADAAEEIEQMRTELTTGLEEVDWTGPDADRFRGQWADEMAPALEDLSTAIAALSTTAETNAQEQESTSA; translated from the coding sequence GTGAACACAGCCGCCAAGGGCATGTCCGTCGACGAGGTCCGGCGCATGGCGCGCGATCTCGCCGACGCGGCCGAGGAGATCGAGCAGATGCGGACCGAGCTCACCACGGGGCTCGAGGAGGTCGACTGGACGGGCCCGGACGCGGACCGCTTCCGGGGCCAGTGGGCCGACGAGATGGCCCCCGCCCTCGAGGACCTCTCCACCGCCATCGCCGCGCTCTCGACGACCGCCGAGACGAACGCGCAGGAGCAGGAGTCCACCTCCGCCTGA
- a CDS encoding WXG100 family type VII secretion target — MKKGMIPEDVDKIATDITTAVEDVDTYYNDAYSALTELDWTGDDRDRFVSDFEEQVGGLLTTLKQAASDMATRATTNANEQRNASA; from the coding sequence ATGAAGAAGGGCATGATCCCGGAGGACGTCGACAAGATCGCCACCGACATCACCACGGCGGTCGAGGATGTGGACACCTACTACAACGACGCCTACAGCGCCCTCACGGAGCTGGACTGGACCGGCGACGACCGCGATCGCTTCGTGAGCGATTTCGAGGAGCAGGTGGGCGGCCTGCTCACCACGCTCAAGCAGGCCGCGAGCGACATGGCCACGCGCGCCACCACGAACGCCAACGAGCAGCGCAACGCCTCCGCCTGA